The genomic DNA GTCATATTCCATTGTTTTCGCCGCACCTTCGAAATAATTTTCCTTAGCGAATTCCGGATGATCCTTCACATGTTCAGATAGATCCACAAGCGCACCTGCATCTGCAAATTCAGATACCCAGGTCGTACCCAACTGGACAACGTCTGGTCCTTTTTGGGAAGCAACCGCTGTCAGCAATTTATCATGAGCGTTCTCCCAAGGAATGGCTTGCACATCCACTTTAATCTCTGGGTGCTCGTCCTCGAATTTCTTCGCTATTTCATTCAGCTTCTTTCCTTCCTCACCCATTGCCCAGACTGATATTGTTTTCTCATCATCACCAGACCCATTCGAGCAACCTGCGAGCATTGTAGAAAGCACCATCACACTTGCAAGTATTGATAAACCAACCTTCGTAAACATCTCACTTTCTCCCTCCCAATTTGATTTTTCTAATTTTTTTAAATTTTTTATCTCTAAATATAGTCTAACAAAACGTGACAACACCAGCGTTTTCCATCCTTTGGTTGTCTTCCCCATACTTTTCAGGTTATTGAAACGTTTCAATAACTTGATTATAATCAAGTATGAATCCGCTTTCAACATAGAATAATAACATTTAACATAACACTAATATGCGGGGTATCTCTAATACCAAAGCTTAAGGAGGGAAAAGAATCATACATAAATCCTCATAACGATGAAGGATTACATCTCACTTCGGCGAATTGGTGAAACGTTTCGAAAAATATCAGCTTTCAAAGAATGATAGGAGGAAATCGATGATTAAACAGCATTCTTCAACTCTTGTAAACGAAATGACATTGGATGAAAAAATCGCTCAGTTGATACAGCTTGCGACACATTTTTATAAAGGGGCAACCGAAGAAGGTCAAATCACCGGTCCAATTGAAGAAATGGGCATTACCGGAGACACCGTCCAAAACAGTGGATCGGTTCTGGGTGCTTCCGGTGCAAAGACGACCAAATCCATCCAAAAGGCCCACCTGAACGACAATCGTTTAGGGATTCCATTATTATTCATGTCGGATATCATCCACGGGTATAAGACCATCTTTCCAGTACCATTAGCCATGGGATGTTCATGGGATTTGGAATTGGCGGAAAAAAGTGCAGAAATTGCAGCCAAAGAAGCAGCTGTATCAGGCGTCCATGTCACTTTTTCCCCTATGGTTGACCTAACCCGTGACCCTCGCTGGGGACGAGTGATGGAATCCACTGGAGAAGATCCATTCTTGAACAGTGAATTTGCGAAAGCTTTAGTAAGAGGGTATCAAGGAGAAGATTATACGAAGGACAATGACCGGGTTGCTGCATGTGTAAAGCACTTTGCTGCTTACGGCGCTCCAGAAGGTGGCCGTGATTATAACACTGTCGACATGTCAGAAAGACAGCTTCGTGAGTATTACCTCCCAGCATACAAAGCAGCGTTGGATGAAGGTTGTGCGATGGTCATGACGGCATTCAATATTCTCGATGGTGTTCCTGCTACCGGAAACAAAAGATTGATGCGTGATCTCCTTCGTGAGGAGTGGGGCTTTGACGGTGTCGTGATCTCCGATTGGGGCGCCGTCAAGGAATTGATACATCACGGATATGCAGAAGATGAAAAGGATGCCGCTCAAAAAGGGTTAAAAGCGGGTGTTGATATTGAAATGATGACACCTTGTTACGTCCATCATCTCAAGACACTAGTAGAGGAAGGAAGCATAAGTGAAAGCTTGATTGATGAAGCCGTCCTGAGAATATTGGAACTGAAAGAAAAACTTGGTTTGTTCGAAAATCCTTACCGAGCTGCAGATGAAGAACGTGAAAAAGAAATTGTGTTCTCTGAGTCTCACCGTAAAGCAGCAAGAGAGCTTGCCGCGAAATCATCTGTTCTTCTGAAAAATGAAGGTGTACTTCCTCTGGATAGGGAGCAAAAGGTCGCTTTGATCGGGCCGTTCGCCGAGCACGATGACCTGCTTGGTCCATGGTCGTGGATCGGCTCTAGAGAAGACGCCGTTAAAGTACGTGAAGGATTCGAATCAAAAATCGATTCACGACAGCTTTCAAGTGCAAAAGGCAGTGACATTTCAGCTGTGACTTCATCCCAAATCAATGAGGCACGTCGTTCAGCAGAAAATGCCGATGTCATCGTCCTTGCTTTAGGTGAAGAATCAGATATGAGTGGTGAAGCCGGATCTCGTGCTGATATACGATTGCCAGAGGCACAGCTTAAATTGGTCGAAGAAATGAGTAAACTGAATAAACCGATGGTAGCTGTTTTGTTCAATGGACGACCGCTTGATCTACACGGTGTCGTGGATAAAGTTGACGCTGTATTAGAAGCCTGGTTCCCTGGATCTGAAGCAGGGTCCGCTGTAGCTGACCTCCTTTATGGAGACGCAAACCCTTCTGGAAGACTGACGATGTCCTTCCCGTATTCCGTCGGTCAAGTACCTGTCTACTATAATCGGTATAATACGGGACGCCCACAGAAGAAAGGCGTTCAAGAACGTTTCGTCTCCCAATATCTTGATATTCCGAATGAACCATTGTTTCCATTCGGATTCGGTCTTAGCTACACGACGTTCTCTTACAGTGACGTGACGTTATCGAGTTCCGTCATAAAGCCTGAGCAACCCCTTCATCTTACCGTTAATGTGACGAACACAGGTGAGGTTGCAGGTGATGAAGTGGTACAGCTTTATGTACGTGATATAACCGGGGAAGTCGTACGTCCGCTTCGAGAATTGAAAGGGTTCAAGAAGATCTGGTTAGAGCCTGGTGAAACGAAGGAAGTTGCATTCACTTTAACGGAAGAGCAATTACGCTACTATCATTCTGATTTGTCCCATGAAAGTGACGCTGGTAAATTCAATTTATATATTGGAGCGAACAGCCGAGATGCGGCAGAATACGCATTCGAGCTAATCAAATAAAAAAGAAGTGCAAAAAAAGACTGAGTGACAGATCGAATCTGTTACTCAGTCTTTCTTTATAGAGGCTACTTCTGTATTTAAACAAATGGCATCTCTCTGAGCAATCAAGCACAACTCAGCTGCCTTGAACGTGTGGGATTGCCGCATCGCATTTTCTGTGCCGTTCAAACAATCCAGGATCAAATCACCGAAGTAAGGAAAACCGACCTCTCCATTCAATGAAAAATGGTGTTCTCCTTGACCATTGACCAAATAGAGATGATCCCCGCTCTTGTCCCTTGCAATATCAATGTATTTTCTCAATTCGATATATCCTTCTGTTCCTAGAATGAATGTACGACCATCTCCCCATGTCCCCAGACCGTCCGGAGTCAGCCAATCCACCCTGAAATAATGCGTAGCCCCATTATCTGCAATAAGGGTTGCATCGCCGAAATCTTCCAACTCTGGATAGTTCGGATGCTTATAATTACCGACTTTACTATGAACAACTCTGGCATCCTCTGCCTTTGCAAAATGAAGAAACTGCTCGATCTGGTGACTGCCGATATCACAGAGGATCCCACCGTATTGCTCCTTATTGAAGAACCAGTCAGGTCTACTTTCCACATTGATTCTGTGAGGACCTGTCCCCATCACCTGGACAACTTGTCCAATCGCCCCCTGGTCAATAAGCTGACCTGCATAGACTGCACTTTCCACATGAAGCCTTTCGCTGTAATAAACGGCCCAAATCAGTCCAGTCTCCTTCGTCTTCTGTCGTGCAGCTTTAAGCTGGATCATTTTTGTAAAAGGGGTCTTATCCGTAAAGTAGTGCTTCCCATATTCGAGCACTGTCAAACCAAGCGCACACCTCTCAGAAGGAACAGCAGCCCCCGCAACCAGCTTGATCTCGGGATCTTCTAGAACCTCATCTAAAGATGAAGCCACCTGGACACCCGGATAGGCTTTACAGAACGCTTCCACCTTTGATGGATACGGGTCATAGACCAATTTCAAGGATGCTCCAGCTTCCGTCAAGCCGTTGCACATGCCATAGATGTGACCATGATCAAGACATACCGCAGCAATGGGAAATTCCCCTTCTTGAACCACCCTTTTTCTCTTTCCTTCAGGTGCATAGTTCATGCCATCCATTTTTTGCATTCCATTCCCTCCTCAGTGAAGATCCGCTGCACACCGAAAACCGATATTTCCAGTTGAGCTGTCTGGTGAATTTGAACTTCGGGCAGCGACACGATAACGATTGCAATACGATTTATGACATAAGTAGGAGCCGCCTCTCATCGACTTCACTTGACCTTGTACAGGGCCTTTCGGGTTTCGAGAGTCACTCGTCCTGTGATAGCTAGGACTGAACCAATCCTCGCACCATTCCCATACATTCCCGCACACATTATAAAGTCCATAGCCGTTCGGAGAATAAGCATCGACAGGAGCTGTTCCTGCATACCCGTCCCTTACCGTGTTTTCATTGGGGAAACGACCTTGCCAAATGTTGCATTGATGTTTTCCTCCGACAATCAATTCATCGCCCCATGCATAGGTTCGCTTCTCCAAGCCACCTCGCGCAGCATATTCCCACTCTGCTTCTGTTGGTAGCCGTTTCCCCGCCCAATTGCAATACGCTTGGGCATCATTCCAAGAAATATGTATGACAGGATGATACATCCTTTTTTCAATGGAAGAGTCCGGCCCTTCCGGCTGCTTCCAGAAGGCCCCCTCAACCGCAAACCACCACGGAATATTCGGAACGCTTTGAGGCTTATCCGCCCATGTCTTTTCAGAAATGAATTGATGAAAGACGAACGACCATCCGAACTTCTCTGCCTCTGTAACATATCCGGTTTCACGGACGAACGCTTGGAACTGTTCATTGGTGACAGCATACTTATCAATATAAAAGTGATCCAACGTTACGGTTCGAGAAGGGCCTTCACCGTCTCTCGGGAAACCATCTACCCGATCGGTTCCCATGATGAAGTTTCCTCCTTCTAATAGGACCATCCCTTCTGTGGATAGACGTTTCCTTTTTTCGAGAGTCTTTGTATTCGTTCCGGGATTTTCAGTTCGCCTTTCTGGTGTGCAACAATTCTTCATGCTATGCCTCCTTAGATGGGATCTGCAAGGTTGTCAGGACAGGGTAATGATCAGAAGGATAACCTCCGTTAACTTCGCTCCGATCAATTTCTGTGGATAAGATATGTACATCGGGAGTCGTGAAAATATAATCGATCGGCTTCCCTTTAAAACCGCCTTCAAAGCTGTGAAAGGTTTTTCCAGGTGTTATCTGTGAGAACGCATCTTGTAAGGTTAATGTGTCTGATACGTATTCATCGATATACCGGATGGCCTTTTGATCGGGTTCTGCGTTGAAATCCCCAGTGAGTATGACAGGTACACCCTCCTTCGCATGTAGCTGCTGGATTTTTTCAAGAATTAACTGAATGCCTTTCTCACGTGCCTGTTGACTGACATGATCCAAGTGGGTATTGAAATGGAGGAAGGACTCTTGTCGGTGAATTTTGGATTGGAAGTAAGCCCACGTACAGATTCTTGGAAAATCACTGTCCCAGCTGATGCTTCCTGGAACGTCAGGCTGTTCGGATAACCAAAATTGGCCAGAATTAAGAACCTCCAGTTCTTCTCCTCGATAAAAAATCGCACAAAACTCATCCTCCAATCCGCCTCGACGTCCCTCACCAAGCCATTGATAATCTGGTAGAAGATGAGAGATGTCCTTTAACATCGGAAGTGTTCCTTCCTGCGTGCCGATAATCAAAGGACGATGCTTGCCTAACATATGCTTAACCTTATCTTTCCTGTGTGCCCAAGCATTCTTCCCGTCCTGAGGAAGATCGACTCTCAAATTGAATGTCATCGCTTTTAGTTCCATGCTCTCAAACACCTCCTTTTTCACGTCATTTCAGAGAAAAATACGCCTTAAATCTATGACGGAGCGAATAGGAACAAGGACCAACCAATTAAATAGTTGATCCTCGTTTTTTTCAGTCTTATCAAGTTCTGGTTGATTCAGTTGCTTCTACAAGTCGTTCCGTGAAGAAGGACATGCCGCGTTTAAAGGCTGTCAGTCCATAAAGCATGGAGCTCCAATCAATCAACGTAATCTTCGTCGGATACCAGCGATCCTTCTGCTCAAGATGCCACCAGGAATAACGGTGCAAACCATAGACATATGAAGCTTTGAACTTACTTTCATCTTCTTTATCGGTAGGATTCGTGTATTCATCATATGGAATATGCAAACGATAAAGCGCATAAAGATCATGGATGCCTGCTGGATACACAGGGAGAAATCCTGCTACGATATAGGCCGAAGCAATGTCACCAGGTGAGTTGTTCACCTTGTCAGCATGATAACCACCATGTAAACCATCATTCGGTCCAGCGCCATATCCCCATACATAGGAAGGGACATCCTCATGTTCCTTCCATTTCAGCCGATCGGCCTGGCAGGCATTCATGTAGTGCTCGCGAAATACAGAACTCTTCGCATATTCCGGTACAAGATAGTAAGGAAATTGGTGAACAAATGAAGATAAGAAAGCATTGTTCTCATTATCCGTCAACACGTCAATATCTCGGTAGCGTGCCTTTGGAAATTCGTCCAGCTTCGACTCAGCAAAATTTCCATACCATAATGCTTGGATGTCTTCATTGTCAGGCTGACCTAATAAAGCAAGATGAGCGACGAGTGCATATTCATTGAAGGATGCCAACGACGCTGTTCCTCTGCCATCCTTTACGATCATATTGATGACACCTTTGTCTTTATCGGAAATGACCACTTTCCAGTCGATTTGATTCAAGAGTCTCTGTGCCATTTCCTTGATTTCTGGATCGTTCTTGAAGTGTTCACCCGCAAAAAGGGCACCGGCAACCAATAAGGACGTATCAATGGTTGAGATTTCTGAATTCAAATTTTCTCCCGTTTCCATATCGACGAAATGAGCAAAAAAGCCCGTTTCCGCATCTCGTGTCGGTTGACACCCCTCTACTTCTCCTAAAACACATTTCAAGGTCGTTACGGCTTTTTCGGATGCATTGTCATCCCAGCCCTCCATGTCCGCAACAGTTAGTCCAATAAGACCTACACCAGTCGCGGCAATGGAACACATTTGATCCGGATTCTCGCCAAAGGTCATGTATGCATCTGCATACAGTCCCGTCCTCGGGTGACGAGACGCATCGAGCAGACGATAGGAATCATGATATTGCCGGTCGAAAAATGCTCTTACAGGCTCAGGTAGATTCATATAGAAATCCGTTACTTGTGTCATACGTAGTACCCCTTTCTAAACCGTTTCATAGATTCGCTTGAATTTATCATGGCGGCGTTCCAGTCGTTCTGCAGCCTCATATCGCCCTTCCTCTTTCAAGCGGCCGACATGCTGGTCCAGCTCTCCTTTTGTATGATAAGGACCACCCTCGTGGATGACATTCCACATCGGATCGACAGGAGAATCAGAGGATGCCATTTGCTCAGCAACCCATTCATCCAGCAGGATCATGCCTCGACCGACAATTTCAGGATGCGAGTCTACGAGATTCGTTGTTTCATGTGGGTCGTTCTCAATATCAAACAACATCAAATCAGGGAAATCCTTCATTCCATCATGATAGGTTCGAATCAGCATCCAGTTATCAAATCGAACGGCACGCTGACAGCTCCATGCTGCTTGACTGACCACAAGATAAGGTCTTCCTGATGAGCGTCCTTCCGTCAACGCAGGAAGGAAGCTGATGCCATCCCATTTCTCTCGCTGAGCAGCACCTGCCATTTCAACTAACGTAGGCCCTAGATCCACTTGATAATGGAAGTCTGTATCGATGTGTCCCTGACGGATTTCAGGTCCTGCCATGATCAGCGGGATACGACTTGTGATATGGTCCGCTGTCTGATGATCGCCGTAAATGTTCAGTTCACCTTGATTTTCGCCATGATCTGCTGAAATGATGATGATCGTATCTTCTAACAGCCCTTCTTCCTCCAAGGCATTGACGATCATACCGACATGGTCATCCACATAACGGATCGCTGTATCGTACCCATCGATCCAGCGTTTAAAATCTTCACGTGAGTGGATCTCAGACGGTAAATCCGGCCACTGGTTCCCCGCCGGAACATTTCGAGCACTCATCGGTCCGTAGCTTTCTTGGTGCTCGGCGATGATCTCGTCCGTCAACCACTCCGGAGCAGGATCGTTTTTGAATGGATTTCCATAGGATACCGGTGTCCTGTATGGCGTATGAGGATCCCAGAAGTTCAGATATAGCATCCAATCTTCCTTTTCAGTCCCTCTTCCTTTAATCCATCGTAAGGCTTCCTCCGCTACATCCCCCGCTGTTTCACCTGCTTGTTTATTCGTATCATGGACCTCAAGAAAGCCTTCCAGCACACTCCAGTTCGCATGTCGCCCAGGGAAGGGACTGATCATTGTTGTGTGATGTCCTTTAAAACGCATAACATCTACCCACGCCTGATAAGGTGAGCTGTGGTAATTGAACGGTCGCTCTGCTCCGATCGGACGGTTGTCCGCATCTGTTCCTCCATGATTGACAACACCTGTGTGGATGCCGAATCTGGATTTAAACATCGCATTTCTAGAGGGGGCACAAGGAGCATCTGACGCATAATAATTCGTGAAGCTTGTCCCTCTCTCTGCAATCCTGTCAATATTAGGAGATGTTTCACGGTGGTACCCGTAGCAGCCTAAATGATCGGGACGAAGAGAATCGATATCAATGTAAAGTACACGCATAATCAATCTTCCTTTCTAGTTTTCTTTAATTGCCTTGGACGACTTGTGTATGGTGGTCAGTCTGAGTGATTTTACTGGTTGGTTGGAATCGTATCGTTAATTGGTCATCAACCTTTGCATGCTTCTTGGAGTGGATAACGATCTTCTCATCCTCTCTTTTCACCTCATACTCATCACTTGGAAGTAAGGATCGATCTGTCTTCAAGACGATGATATCTTTACTTTGAGTAAGTCTGAAATCCAGCTGGTCAGGCGTAACAGCTTCAACTTCAGCAGTCGATTGTACAATTGTTACATCTCCCAACGTCATCTCAACAGGAAGCATGACTCCTTCCTTACTATGCAATTCCAGCTTACGACCACCGAATAAAGGACGGCCATTTTCATAGATTGTCATCTGCTTATCAAATCCATCGAGATTCAAAAGATGGATGAAACGCTCGTTTTCGTTATTTTTCGTAGATGTCATAAAGATCCCATGCTGCTCACAATCATGATAGAGGGACGGTCGTGCTCCCAACTCTTCCAAAATCCCTTTGAAGAAAGAGATGGCTGTTGTATAAACCGTCGAAATGACTGTTGCCTTCCCCTTGCCTACTTCCGTCGTAAAACCACAAACTTCATCGGTTCCATAAACACAGAAAAGGGGTTCCACTTCGGTACCACACTCAAACACTTGTGCCACATGTGTCCTGATTTCTGGACGTGCTGCTGCTTTTCCAACACCATAAACCGATAACGCATAATGCTGTTTCGCTCTTCGTGTACCGATCGGCTTGACGTTGAGTGCATCCGCCAAAGTCGTACAAGGACTCGCTTCCATATCATATTGAGGAACTTGACCGTAAAGAAGGATGCTGCCACCCTCGAACAAATAATCAGCCAGCTTTCGTTGTACCTGCTTGTCCATATAGAGAGCGGATGCTAGGACAAGGACTGGCGTTGATTGTGGATCGATCGGTTTATTCTGAATATCGACTGAACCAAAACGGTAATTGGCAAGGAGCATCGCTTTCACTAACGTGTCCCAGGCTGCAGGAGCCCGGTTCGCCTCAATATTCTGATACATCTCTTTCATCTTATCGCTTGAAGGATACCGCGATTCAGTCATGAAGTAATCCGGAATAAACGCAAAGGCGAGATCATCCTTCTCTTCCTCCATGGTTGCCAGCTTGTCCGACACAGCCATCACTGTACGTGTTGCACGTGCCATCCGGTGGAAGGTATAATTCCGTTCGCCTTCAGGACTGATAGGTGCCGCAAAGCCGTGACGTTCCCCAGTATGAGCGATCCGATCATTTCCATCGTTGTATGTTTCATCGAGGCGATAGTTCCGCCCACCAGAGAAAAGATAATAATTGATCATCCTGTTCCCTTGTGCGATACACATGCGCATTTTAAAATCGGCAGCCGACGGATCATACCGTTCACCAATATTCTCGCCGAAGTTCCCATCTCCACAGTTGAACTCGATCGACGTCAAGGGTTGGTCAGGATGGTGGACGGCATCCATGAATCCATTGATCACATACAAATCTTGAAAGTTTCCAATCGTCATATCAGGAAAATAAATGTCCGATCCTGAAATGTACTCTGGTGACTGGGTGTAGCTTTCATAAAGCTGGCTTATGCCGATCGGATACTTAAGGGCACGACCTCCATCAGTTCCGTGGATGTTCACAACGAATGGAATGTCCTTCACTCCGAATTCCTCTGCATAGGACCTTAAAGTTTCCACATAACGGGCAAAACGGTTCCGCATGTAATGCCCTAAATCCAGATGCAGATAAGGTGAGTAAGACTCAGAAGGTGACTGGATCGCTTTCTTCCTCGTCTGTTCCTCATCCAGATTGAAAGGATAACGCTCACCCAGCTCCTCAGGCGTATACCGATTTTTCAGCCAAGACGCGAAATCCTCTAGAACCGTGTCTGTTAAGTCAGGACTGTTGCTGACCCATGACAGCATTCCGATTTCATTATCAAGCTGTAAGCCGATGATGTTCCCACCGTTCACGTAAGTCCTTGGAGCTACAATCTTCATGACAGCTTCATACCACTCGCGCGTCTCTTTTAAGAAGCCTGGGGCCATATAATCCAGCGTTTTTGTCGTAATTGGATTCCCATCCCAAGTAACTGGAACGATTTCAGGATGCTTTTCCATCACCCAATGCGGAATCCCTTCGTTCTTCATTTCAGCCATGATGAACGGACCAGGTCGTACGAAGAAATAAAGATCATTCTCTTCACATAGATCAATAAAACCCTCTAAATCAAGCTCTGGACGGGATTTACCTTTCAAGTCGATCTCGCCATCCCGAGGTTCATGGCAAATCCAAGGAACATACGAAGCTACGGCATTGCAGCCAGCTTCCTTCAACTTATCAAGACGATCCTGCCATTCATGCCGTTCCAATCGGTAATAATGGATTTCGCCGCACATGATGATTTGAGGTTTGCCATCAATGAGAATTTGTTTGTTTTTAATTTCAATCACGTACATACCTCCCTTTCTAAATTCTTCTTAGATTTTCGTCTTACTCGTTCTTCACCGCATCCTGTTGTCGTTCGTCGATTTTCCTGAACATCGGTTGTGATATCCATGTGACATATAACGCAATCAAGCTCCCACCAAAGAAAGGAATTAACGTCGGCATCAGATACATCACCAGACTGATGGCCCCTACACCCAGAATTGCAGCAAAGCTTTTGAACGGATGAAGCATCGCAATGAAAATCGTATTTCGGAACAACTGCACAAGCGTCAATTTATAATGGACGAAAACTGGGAAGATCATAACTGCCATCAGGACATAAACGAACAAGAGCATGATTGTAAATGACTTTAAAAGAAAGAATATCGTTGATGAGGACGACGTAAAGTACAGGTAATCGACATATAAAACAATACCGATTAAGGTCAATACCCATCCGAATGCATTTGCTCTTTTGAAATCTTCCTTAAAGGTTTGCCAAAAGAGACGGTGCACGGAAAAGTCGGCATTACCTCTGACCCACCTTCTGATCAGTGCATACATGGCGGAAGTCGCAGGAAAGAATCCTGCAATCAACAAGCCAAGCAATGAACAGCCGATCCACAGCACATTGACATAAGCGAGCCTTGTTATCCAATCAAATAGTACAAATAACTTTCCTTTAAACCCTTTCACTTCCATACCATCATCAACCCAATTCTAGTTTGTTTATCTATGTTTTATTGCTAATTTTTTATTTCTTTGAAATTCACTCGCTTTCCGCGGGCGATCCGCAAGCCTCCTCCCTTGTACAGGATGTACTGACTTCGACGTCCACCATAGGACGTGGTGGCTTTTAGTCGAAGATCCTTTAAAAAATACATTGCGGGGTCTCGCCTGGCTCGCTTTTCCCGCAGGAGTCTCGTGAATTTCATTTACATAAAAAATCACAATACAGAGTCTAACCTTTGATCAACCTGTGACGGTTTTCTTCGTTTTGTTGAAAACGAAGGTTGTCGGTCCGTCGATATGATTCAAGCTTATCGCATCCCCTTCACTCATAGGAGCCGAATCCGTATTCCATTCTGCATTCGACTTTAACTTCAGACTTCCTTCTGGTCCGACTGGTGCGACAGTCAGCTCGACCTCAGCGTCGGAAACGTCTAGCTTGATGACTTCAACTGTTGCGTATTCAATCGTCAACCCATCTGTAAGTTCAAAGTTCCGTAAAAAGATTGCAGAAGACCTAGGTGGTAAAGTGATTTCTTCTCCCTCAAATAGTGGTTTCGCGTTCTCATGGATGACAGCTGTTTGTTCAATTTCATCGTAATTGCTGATGAAGAAGTAAGATTCATGTCCATCAGTCCGTTCAACGAGTGACAAATCTGGATTTGTTGAACGTAAATGGGTAGTGATCCCCATTTCTTCAGCCAGCTTTATGATCACATCCAGCTGATAACCGTAGTCATGTCCCATCGCGATACCTAATACGAGGATTTGTCCGTTACCAACTGATTTCTTGTAGGCTGCTACCTCATCTTTACCAGTCCGGGTGAAACGAGCAATCGCCTTCCCATCAAAACGGGAGAAACGTAGACGTTGCTTGATATTGACAGAATCAATATCCAATACATCCACATAGTCCGTAAAACCACCGACGACCTCCCATTCACCCAGGTCCAATTCATCCGCAAGGATCCGACAAGGCTTTCCGCTCAGATTCTCAACGGGAAGCTCAGGATAGACGATCAACCTACCACCTTCGCGCACATAGTTTACTAGGCGCTCCTGGACACGTTCATCCATCCTCTTTGTGGAGAACACCCATAATGACGGGACTTCCTCTACAGATAACGCTTTCAAAAGATCGACTGCTTCAAATTGAATATTGGCTGCAGTCAACAACCGGACCGTACCATCAAAAGCCGTTTGCTCCCGTTTACCGATAACATCCCCAAGTAAGCCTCTGTCCCGTTCTTCGAC from Pseudalkalibacillus sp. SCS-8 includes the following:
- a CDS encoding glycoside hydrolase family 3 N-terminal domain-containing protein — encoded protein: MIKQHSSTLVNEMTLDEKIAQLIQLATHFYKGATEEGQITGPIEEMGITGDTVQNSGSVLGASGAKTTKSIQKAHLNDNRLGIPLLFMSDIIHGYKTIFPVPLAMGCSWDLELAEKSAEIAAKEAAVSGVHVTFSPMVDLTRDPRWGRVMESTGEDPFLNSEFAKALVRGYQGEDYTKDNDRVAACVKHFAAYGAPEGGRDYNTVDMSERQLREYYLPAYKAALDEGCAMVMTAFNILDGVPATGNKRLMRDLLREEWGFDGVVISDWGAVKELIHHGYAEDEKDAAQKGLKAGVDIEMMTPCYVHHLKTLVEEGSISESLIDEAVLRILELKEKLGLFENPYRAADEEREKEIVFSESHRKAARELAAKSSVLLKNEGVLPLDREQKVALIGPFAEHDDLLGPWSWIGSREDAVKVREGFESKIDSRQLSSAKGSDISAVTSSQINEARRSAENADVIVLALGEESDMSGEAGSRADIRLPEAQLKLVEEMSKLNKPMVAVLFNGRPLDLHGVVDKVDAVLEAWFPGSEAGSAVADLLYGDANPSGRLTMSFPYSVGQVPVYYNRYNTGRPQKKGVQERFVSQYLDIPNEPLFPFGFGLSYTTFSYSDVTLSSSVIKPEQPLHLTVNVTNTGEVAGDEVVQLYVRDITGEVVRPLRELKGFKKIWLEPGETKEVAFTLTEEQLRYYHSDLSHESDAGKFNLYIGANSRDAAEYAFELIK
- a CDS encoding Gfo/Idh/MocA family oxidoreductase — protein: MQKMDGMNYAPEGKRKRVVQEGEFPIAAVCLDHGHIYGMCNGLTEAGASLKLVYDPYPSKVEAFCKAYPGVQVASSLDEVLEDPEIKLVAGAAVPSERCALGLTVLEYGKHYFTDKTPFTKMIQLKAARQKTKETGLIWAVYYSERLHVESAVYAGQLIDQGAIGQVVQVMGTGPHRINVESRPDWFFNKEQYGGILCDIGSHQIEQFLHFAKAEDARVVHSKVGNYKHPNYPELEDFGDATLIADNGATHYFRVDWLTPDGLGTWGDGRTFILGTEGYIELRKYIDIARDKSGDHLYLVNGQGEHHFSLNGEVGFPYFGDLILDCLNGTENAMRQSHTFKAAELCLIAQRDAICLNTEVASIKKD
- a CDS encoding formylglycine-generating enzyme family protein, which translates into the protein MKNCCTPERRTENPGTNTKTLEKRKRLSTEGMVLLEGGNFIMGTDRVDGFPRDGEGPSRTVTLDHFYIDKYAVTNEQFQAFVRETGYVTEAEKFGWSFVFHQFISEKTWADKPQSVPNIPWWFAVEGAFWKQPEGPDSSIEKRMYHPVIHISWNDAQAYCNWAGKRLPTEAEWEYAARGGLEKRTYAWGDELIVGGKHQCNIWQGRFPNENTVRDGYAGTAPVDAYSPNGYGLYNVCGNVWEWCEDWFSPSYHRTSDSRNPKGPVQGQVKSMRGGSYLCHKSYCNRYRVAARSSNSPDSSTGNIGFRCAADLH
- a CDS encoding endonuclease/exonuclease/phosphatase family protein is translated as MELKAMTFNLRVDLPQDGKNAWAHRKDKVKHMLGKHRPLIIGTQEGTLPMLKDISHLLPDYQWLGEGRRGGLEDEFCAIFYRGEELEVLNSGQFWLSEQPDVPGSISWDSDFPRICTWAYFQSKIHRQESFLHFNTHLDHVSQQAREKGIQLILEKIQQLHAKEGVPVILTGDFNAEPDQKAIRYIDEYVSDTLTLQDAFSQITPGKTFHSFEGGFKGKPIDYIFTTPDVHILSTEIDRSEVNGGYPSDHYPVLTTLQIPSKEA
- a CDS encoding sulfatase, translating into MRVLYIDIDSLRPDHLGCYGYHRETSPNIDRIAERGTSFTNYYASDAPCAPSRNAMFKSRFGIHTGVVNHGGTDADNRPIGAERPFNYHSSPYQAWVDVMRFKGHHTTMISPFPGRHANWSVLEGFLEVHDTNKQAGETAGDVAEEALRWIKGRGTEKEDWMLYLNFWDPHTPYRTPVSYGNPFKNDPAPEWLTDEIIAEHQESYGPMSARNVPAGNQWPDLPSEIHSREDFKRWIDGYDTAIRYVDDHVGMIVNALEEEGLLEDTIIIISADHGENQGELNIYGDHQTADHITSRIPLIMAGPEIRQGHIDTDFHYQVDLGPTLVEMAGAAQREKWDGISFLPALTEGRSSGRPYLVVSQAAWSCQRAVRFDNWMLIRTYHDGMKDFPDLMLFDIENDPHETTNLVDSHPEIVGRGMILLDEWVAEQMASSDSPVDPMWNVIHEGGPYHTKGELDQHVGRLKEEGRYEAAERLERRHDKFKRIYETV